In a genomic window of Streptomyces koelreuteriae:
- a CDS encoding substrate-binding domain-containing protein, whose protein sequence is MHRNHKPAPAVRTARLASCALLATAAALVGCERGSSDGADETATGPSGCPAVHARAQAAVTRAERTDIPWGGPTDGPEAVSGRTIVYVAQTMTNPGVAGAAKGVREAARVIGWDVRVIDGGGTPAGIQAAMSEAVALRPAGIVIGGFDPDSTAQQAARANAQGIPLIGWHAVPEPGPSRQPDLFTNVTTRVQDVARISAQWIISDSDGRAGVVVITDASIPFARNKSDLIRKELAACSGVRVLSVENIPIPDASSRTPREISSLLSRFQDRWTHSVAINDLYFADAAPAFRAAGEKGSGPPFNIGAGDGDPSAFQRINSEQYQAATVPEPLTLQGWQIVDEFNRAFADRPASGYTAPIHIATAGNSEGASTWDPSGYQAAYREIWGK, encoded by the coding sequence GTGCACCGCAACCACAAGCCCGCCCCCGCGGTCCGCACCGCCCGGCTCGCCTCCTGCGCCCTGCTGGCGACGGCGGCCGCCCTCGTCGGCTGCGAACGCGGCTCCTCGGACGGCGCGGACGAGACCGCGACGGGCCCGAGCGGCTGCCCCGCCGTCCACGCCAGGGCCCAGGCCGCCGTCACCCGGGCGGAGCGGACCGACATCCCCTGGGGCGGTCCCACCGACGGCCCCGAGGCCGTGTCGGGCAGGACGATCGTCTATGTCGCCCAGACCATGACCAATCCCGGCGTCGCGGGCGCCGCGAAGGGCGTGCGGGAAGCCGCGCGGGTCATCGGCTGGGACGTCCGGGTGATCGACGGCGGAGGCACCCCGGCCGGTATCCAGGCGGCCATGAGCGAGGCCGTGGCCCTGCGGCCCGCGGGCATCGTCATCGGCGGCTTCGACCCCGACTCCACGGCACAGCAGGCCGCGCGGGCCAACGCGCAGGGCATCCCGCTCATCGGCTGGCACGCGGTCCCCGAACCCGGCCCCAGCCGGCAGCCCGACCTCTTCACCAACGTCACCACGAGGGTCCAGGACGTGGCCCGCATCAGCGCGCAGTGGATCATCTCCGACTCGGACGGCCGCGCCGGGGTCGTCGTCATCACCGACGCCTCGATCCCCTTCGCCAGGAACAAGTCCGACCTGATCAGGAAGGAACTCGCCGCCTGCTCCGGCGTGCGGGTGCTCTCGGTCGAGAACATCCCGATCCCCGACGCCAGCAGTCGCACCCCCCGGGAGATCTCCTCCCTGCTCTCCCGGTTCCAGGACCGCTGGACGCACTCCGTCGCCATCAACGACCTGTACTTCGCCGACGCCGCCCCCGCCTTCCGCGCGGCCGGTGAGAAGGGCTCGGGGCCGCCCTTCAACATCGGCGCGGGCGACGGCGACCCGTCCGCCTTCCAGCGCATCAACAGCGAGCAGTACCAGGCCGCCACCGTGCCCGAGCCGCTCACCCTCCAGGGCTGGCAGATCGTCGACGAGTTCAACCGCGCCTTCGCCGACCGCCCGGCCAGCGGATACACGGCCCCCATCCACATCGCCACCGCCGGAAACAGTGAAGGCGCCTCGACCTGGGACCCGTCGGGCTACCAGGCGGCGTACCGCGAGATCTGGGGGAAGTGA
- a CDS encoding NAD(P)/FAD-dependent oxidoreductase, translating into MYDGDVVVIGGGYAGVRLAKRLDGLARVTLVDRKEVFFHRVASLRAGIRPEWTHTPFIPYDRLLGNGRVVAGKCVRVDTAERQVVLATGERLPYDVVVIATGADYPEPARFTGTTTEEAAKSFAEHQRNVATAEHVLVVGGGPGGVELSAEIRLARPDARVTLAHSGPALLDSTGSTRPGRKALAWLESHDVEVRLDAFMSPGNDFGTYRDARGDIIEADLSFWATGTTPNTLWLRLAGLGDWLNRDGHVKVDRTLRVEGRLDVFAVGDVNDVSELKITPAALAQADIAAHNIRAYLQSSGRHRKEPRFYRPIQRTPLIVPFGPADGLTVLPVPGGESAVLGSRTTTLAKAKTLMTPYMRRQLGYTAA; encoded by the coding sequence GTGTACGACGGCGACGTAGTGGTGATCGGCGGCGGCTACGCCGGTGTCCGGCTGGCGAAGCGGCTGGACGGCCTCGCCCGGGTCACGCTGGTGGACCGCAAGGAGGTCTTCTTCCACCGCGTCGCCTCCCTGCGCGCCGGCATCCGCCCCGAGTGGACCCACACCCCCTTCATCCCGTACGACCGGCTGCTCGGCAACGGCCGGGTGGTCGCGGGCAAGTGCGTCCGCGTCGACACCGCCGAACGCCAGGTCGTCCTCGCCACCGGCGAGCGGCTGCCCTACGACGTGGTCGTGATCGCCACCGGCGCCGACTACCCCGAGCCGGCCCGCTTCACCGGTACCACCACCGAGGAAGCGGCCAAGTCCTTCGCCGAACACCAGCGCAACGTCGCCACGGCCGAACACGTCCTCGTCGTCGGCGGCGGCCCCGGCGGCGTCGAACTCAGCGCCGAGATCCGCCTCGCCCGCCCCGACGCCCGGGTCACGCTCGCCCACTCCGGGCCCGCGCTGCTCGACTCCACGGGCAGCACCCGGCCGGGACGCAAGGCCCTGGCCTGGCTGGAGTCCCATGACGTCGAGGTACGGCTCGACGCCTTCATGTCCCCCGGCAACGACTTCGGTACCTACCGCGACGCCCGCGGCGACATCATCGAGGCCGACCTGTCCTTCTGGGCGACGGGCACCACCCCCAACACGCTCTGGCTCCGACTGGCCGGACTCGGCGACTGGCTCAACAGGGACGGACACGTCAAGGTCGACCGGACGCTGCGCGTCGAGGGCAGGCTCGACGTGTTCGCCGTCGGCGACGTGAACGACGTCAGCGAACTCAAGATCACCCCTGCTGCCCTCGCCCAGGCGGACATTGCCGCCCACAACATCCGCGCCTATCTGCAGAGTTCCGGCAGGCACCGCAAGGAGCCGCGCTTCTACCGGCCGATCCAGCGCACCCCGCTCATCGTGCCGTTCGGCCCGGCCGACGGACTGACCGTGCTGCCCGTGCCTGGCGGCGAGTCCGCCGTCCTCGGCAGCCGTACCACCACCCTGGCCAAGGCGAAAACGCTCATGACGCCCTACATGCGCCGCCAACTCGGCTACACGGCAGCCTGA
- a CDS encoding cytochrome P450: protein MESQRGDGGSVDLDDTRLEALSPEPLLTRDYETRPSLVYERLRHEHGPVAPVDLLGVPAWLVLGYRESLQVLQDNDGFPKGLENWRARSEGRVPADWPLGPSLEVNHILIQGGAGYRPLRSAWDVALKPFQDPRHPQAKRLKSAVTAYADELITLVGEGGKTGVADLSAQFSRPLPLMVASHLLGFPGSQGDDALMDMWRVLDAGPDAEAALERLLATLAELAAGKLQKPGDDFPSYLLAAHPDLSLDHLARELFMLLGMTSDHVGILISNTVVEVISGEGSVRASLSAGMVRESMNRVVMRKPPLVNFVPRFAAQDTPLGKYTIHAGDPVWVSSAAAHADPLFADHVASGTTISTRAHLSWGAGPRQCPARELASTVAAAGVGRLFQRFDHLDLALPADQLPWRSSPFMRGLRSLPVRYELASVPVRPVAGDPAPGVAEEVLPDPSARQRSSLWRYLTGLIRGGR, encoded by the coding sequence ATGGAATCCCAGCGGGGTGACGGCGGATCCGTGGACCTGGACGACACGCGGCTGGAGGCCTTGAGCCCCGAACCGCTGCTGACCCGGGACTACGAGACACGCCCCTCCCTCGTCTACGAGCGGCTGAGGCACGAACACGGCCCGGTCGCGCCGGTCGACCTGCTGGGCGTGCCCGCCTGGCTGGTCCTCGGCTACCGCGAGTCGCTGCAGGTACTCCAGGACAACGACGGCTTCCCCAAGGGGCTGGAGAACTGGCGGGCCCGCTCCGAGGGCCGGGTGCCGGCCGACTGGCCGCTCGGCCCGTCCCTGGAGGTCAACCACATCCTGATCCAGGGCGGCGCCGGCTACCGGCCGCTGCGCTCGGCGTGGGACGTGGCCCTCAAGCCGTTCCAGGACCCGCGCCACCCGCAGGCCAAGCGCCTGAAGTCCGCCGTCACCGCCTACGCCGACGAGCTGATCACCCTGGTGGGGGAGGGCGGGAAAACGGGCGTGGCGGACCTGTCCGCGCAGTTCTCCCGGCCGCTGCCGCTGATGGTGGCGAGCCATCTGCTCGGCTTCCCCGGCTCGCAGGGCGATGACGCGCTGATGGACATGTGGCGCGTGCTCGACGCCGGCCCGGACGCCGAGGCCGCGCTGGAGCGCCTGCTCGCGACCCTGGCGGAACTGGCCGCGGGCAAGCTCCAGAAGCCGGGCGACGACTTCCCCTCGTACCTGCTGGCCGCGCACCCGGACCTCTCGCTCGACCATCTCGCCCGCGAACTGTTCATGCTGCTCGGCATGACCTCCGACCACGTCGGCATCCTCATCTCCAACACCGTCGTCGAGGTCATCTCGGGGGAGGGCAGCGTGCGCGCCAGCCTGTCCGCCGGGATGGTCAGGGAGAGCATGAACCGGGTGGTCATGCGCAAGCCGCCCCTGGTGAACTTCGTCCCGCGCTTCGCCGCCCAGGACACCCCGCTCGGCAAGTACACGATCCACGCGGGCGATCCGGTGTGGGTCTCCTCGGCCGCGGCCCACGCCGACCCGCTCTTCGCCGACCACGTCGCCTCCGGCACCACCATCAGCACCCGGGCGCATCTGTCCTGGGGAGCCGGTCCGCGCCAGTGCCCGGCCAGGGAGCTCGCCTCGACGGTCGCGGCGGCCGGTGTGGGGCGCCTGTTCCAGCGGTTCGACCACCTCGACCTCGCGCTGCCCGCCGACCAACTGCCCTGGCGTTCCTCCCCGTTCATGCGGGGCCTGCGCTCGCTGCCGGTGCGCTACGAACTCGCCTCGGTGCCCGTGCGCCCGGTGGCCGGAGATCCCGCGCCGGGGGTGGCGGAGGAGGTCCTGCCGGACCCGTCCGCCCGGCAGCGCTCCTCGCTGTGGCGCTATCTGACCGGCCTGATCCGCGGCGGCCGCTGA
- a CDS encoding response regulator transcription factor, with the protein MIRVLLVEHTRLVRGAFAALLSREDDIEVVAEADGDGDVVARALACRPDVAVIDVDSRAGEDIAVRGELRARLPECRLLLVMASTTPERLRRMLDLHAAGVISTNAPPDRLVHGVRKLVRGQRFVDPEFALAALDAGANPLTPREVEVLRLTADGTPTREIAERLSLSVATVRNHLSAITRKTGGRNRIDAIRIAGESGWV; encoded by the coding sequence GTGATCCGCGTTCTGCTCGTCGAGCACACCCGCCTGGTGCGGGGAGCGTTCGCCGCGCTGCTGTCCCGTGAGGACGACATCGAGGTCGTCGCGGAGGCCGACGGCGACGGTGACGTGGTGGCACGCGCCCTGGCCTGCCGTCCCGACGTGGCCGTGATCGACGTGGACTCCCGGGCGGGCGAGGACATCGCCGTCCGGGGCGAGCTGCGGGCGCGGCTGCCGGAGTGCCGGCTGCTGCTGGTGATGGCCTCGACGACACCCGAGCGGCTGCGCCGCATGCTCGATCTGCACGCCGCCGGTGTCATCAGCACCAACGCCCCGCCCGACCGGCTGGTCCACGGGGTGCGCAAGCTGGTCAGGGGGCAACGGTTCGTCGATCCCGAGTTCGCGCTGGCCGCCCTGGACGCGGGAGCGAACCCGCTGACCCCGCGCGAGGTGGAGGTCCTGCGGCTGACCGCCGACGGCACGCCCACCCGGGAGATCGCCGAGCGGCTGTCGCTGTCCGTGGCCACGGTCCGCAACCATCTGTCGGCGATCACACGGAAGACCGGCGGGCGGAACCGGATCGACGCGATCCGGATCGCCGGGGAGTCGGGCTGGGTGTGA
- a CDS encoding alpha-L-rhamnosidase yields MQAEVTAPVFEHHREPLGIGEPRPRLSWRTETDTPDWRQSAYEIELLDDAGTRIGGTDGPVASDAQVLVPWPGPDLASRTRVGARVRVRDAEGRISAWSPVAYAETGLLDAADWTARPVAPHPDLGIDPGRPQPVVLLRRSFRLRAPVAAARLYVTALGVCRPELNGRPVGADVLTPGWSSYHHRLRYSTYDVTEHLREGANVLGAQLGEGWYSGRLGFHGGRRGVYGDRPALLAQLEIRYTDGSRETVATDGRWQAATGPALRSELYDGEEYDARLERPGWSAPGESGDGWMPVVEPDMPRGDLVAPTGPPVRRTQTLKPVHVLTTPAGHTVLDFGQNLVGRLRLRVRGEAGRTVTLRHAEVLEHGELALRPLRQAEATDRYTLKGAPEGETYEPLFTFHGFRYAQVDDWPGELDPDDIEAVVLHTDMERTGWFACSDPLVEQLHANIVWGMRGNFLDLPTDCPQRDERLGWTGDIAVFAPTAAFLYDCSGMLGSWLRDLAAEQLARPDGAIPPLVVPDALPDGFPDTANAIWADSAVLVPWALYRAFGDEGLLRTQWESMSAWADELERYVTEGGGLWRAAFQLGDWLDPGAPPDRPGDARTDGDLVANAYAARTAEIMADVADLLGEREHAERYTRLAGRVRAAFADEFVTPGGLLASDAQTAYALALRFALLPTARQRERAGRRLAEIVRRAGFRIATGFAGTPLICDALTEAGAPEIAYRMLLETGCPSWLYPVTMGATTVWERWDSLLPDGTVNPGEMTSFNHYALGAVADWLHRTVAGLGQAGPGWKRLRVAPVPGGTLTHAHAAHLTPYGRAEAGWERRGDTVTVTAVVPPNTTAVVQLPGSAAPFEIGSGSHTFTVERCAMPSWPPLPLRHPFSSPEPDAEADPVTG; encoded by the coding sequence ATGCAGGCCGAGGTCACCGCCCCTGTCTTCGAACACCACCGGGAGCCGCTCGGCATCGGCGAGCCCCGGCCCCGGCTGAGCTGGCGCACCGAGACCGATACACCCGACTGGCGGCAGTCGGCGTACGAGATCGAGCTGCTCGACGACGCCGGTACCCGGATCGGCGGGACGGACGGCCCGGTCGCCTCGGACGCGCAGGTGCTGGTGCCGTGGCCCGGTCCTGACCTGGCCTCCCGCACACGGGTCGGGGCACGGGTACGCGTCAGGGACGCCGAGGGCCGGATCTCCGCCTGGTCTCCGGTCGCGTACGCCGAGACCGGACTGCTGGACGCGGCGGACTGGACGGCCCGCCCGGTCGCCCCGCACCCGGACCTGGGCATCGACCCGGGGCGACCACAGCCCGTCGTTCTGCTCCGCCGCTCCTTCCGGCTGCGCGCCCCGGTCGCCGCGGCCCGCCTGTACGTCACCGCCCTCGGCGTCTGCCGGCCGGAGCTCAACGGCCGCCCGGTCGGCGCGGACGTCCTCACCCCGGGCTGGTCCTCGTACCACCACCGGCTGCGCTACTCCACCTACGACGTGACGGAGCACCTGCGCGAGGGCGCGAACGTGCTCGGCGCCCAGCTCGGCGAGGGCTGGTACAGCGGCCGGCTCGGCTTCCACGGCGGCCGGCGGGGCGTCTACGGCGACCGGCCCGCCCTGCTCGCCCAACTGGAGATCCGCTACACCGACGGGAGCCGAGAGACCGTCGCCACCGACGGCCGCTGGCAGGCCGCGACCGGCCCGGCGCTGCGGTCCGAGCTGTACGACGGCGAGGAGTACGACGCCCGCCTGGAGCGCCCCGGCTGGTCCGCACCCGGAGAGTCCGGCGACGGCTGGATGCCCGTCGTCGAACCGGACATGCCCCGGGGCGACTTGGTGGCACCGACCGGCCCGCCCGTACGCCGCACGCAGACGCTGAAGCCCGTACACGTCCTGACCACCCCGGCCGGACACACGGTGCTGGACTTCGGGCAGAACCTCGTCGGCCGGCTGCGGCTCAGGGTGCGCGGCGAGGCCGGGCGGACCGTCACCCTGCGCCACGCCGAGGTCCTGGAACACGGCGAACTCGCCCTGCGCCCCCTGCGGCAGGCCGAGGCCACCGACCGCTACACCCTCAAGGGCGCCCCCGAGGGCGAGACGTACGAGCCGCTCTTCACCTTCCACGGCTTCCGGTACGCCCAAGTGGACGACTGGCCAGGTGAGTTGGACCCCGACGACATCGAAGCCGTCGTCCTGCACACCGACATGGAACGCACCGGCTGGTTCGCGTGCTCCGACCCCCTGGTCGAGCAGCTGCACGCGAACATCGTGTGGGGCATGCGCGGCAACTTCCTGGATCTGCCGACCGACTGCCCGCAGCGCGACGAACGCCTCGGCTGGACCGGCGACATCGCCGTCTTCGCCCCCACGGCCGCCTTCCTGTACGACTGCTCCGGCATGCTCGGCTCCTGGCTGCGCGACCTCGCCGCCGAGCAGCTCGCCCGCCCCGACGGCGCGATCCCGCCGCTGGTCGTGCCCGACGCCCTGCCCGACGGTTTCCCGGACACGGCGAACGCGATCTGGGCCGACAGCGCGGTCCTCGTCCCCTGGGCGCTGTACCGGGCCTTCGGCGACGAGGGCCTGTTGCGCACCCAGTGGGAGTCGATGTCCGCCTGGGCCGACGAACTGGAGCGGTATGTGACGGAGGGCGGTGGCCTGTGGCGCGCCGCGTTCCAGCTCGGCGACTGGCTGGACCCGGGCGCACCGCCCGACCGGCCGGGAGACGCCCGGACGGACGGCGACCTGGTGGCCAACGCCTACGCGGCCCGCACGGCCGAGATCATGGCCGACGTGGCGGATCTGCTGGGGGAGCGGGAGCACGCCGAGCGGTACACACGGCTCGCCGGGCGGGTGCGGGCCGCCTTCGCCGACGAGTTCGTCACCCCGGGCGGCCTGCTCGCCTCGGACGCGCAGACCGCGTACGCGCTGGCCCTGCGGTTCGCGCTGCTGCCCACCGCACGGCAGCGCGAGCGGGCCGGCCGGCGCCTGGCGGAGATCGTCCGCCGGGCCGGGTTCCGGATCGCGACCGGGTTCGCCGGCACCCCGCTGATCTGCGACGCGCTCACCGAGGCGGGCGCGCCCGAGATCGCCTACCGGATGCTGCTGGAGACCGGCTGCCCGTCCTGGCTCTACCCGGTGACCATGGGCGCCACCACGGTCTGGGAGCGCTGGGACTCGCTGCTGCCCGACGGCACCGTCAACCCGGGCGAGATGACCTCCTTTAACCACTACGCCCTCGGCGCGGTCGCCGACTGGCTGCACCGCACCGTCGCCGGGCTCGGGCAGGCCGGGCCCGGCTGGAAGCGGCTGCGCGTCGCACCCGTGCCCGGCGGCACGCTGACCCATGCGCACGCCGCGCACCTCACGCCGTACGGGCGCGCCGAGGCCGGGTGGGAGCGACGGGGCGACACCGTCACGGTCACGGCGGTGGTCCCGCCCAACACCACGGCCGTGGTTCAACTCCCGGGCAGCGCAGCCCCGTTCGAGATCGGGTCGGGCAGCCACACCTTCACTGTGGAGCGCTGTGCGATGCCGTCGTGGCCGCCGCTGCCGCTCCGCCACCCCTTCTCTTCACCGGAGCCGGACGCGGAGGCGGATCCGGTGACGGGCTGA
- a CDS encoding ABC transporter ATP-binding protein, which produces MTEGPLLVADGLRKSYSLPGRGRLTAAEDVSFGVPRGGSLGIVGESGSGKTTVARMLVGLVRPDAGTVSVDGRPREARTPRRKAARLARAREIQMVFQDPYVSLDPRLTADRCLRTALRLHGRDEDLAADLLDRVGLGAREAAARPRQLSGGQRQRLAIARALAPGPRVLVLDEAVAALDVSIQAQILRLLDEIRRDTGVALVFVGHDLAVVQHITDDVLVMRQGRIVEQGPTRQVLTDPAHPYTKLLLAAVPGEGWDPATAVEARAAALSS; this is translated from the coding sequence ATGACCGAAGGCCCTCTGCTGGTCGCCGACGGCCTGCGCAAGTCCTACTCCCTGCCCGGCCGCGGCCGGCTCACCGCCGCCGAGGACGTGTCGTTCGGTGTGCCCCGGGGCGGTTCGCTCGGGATCGTCGGGGAGTCCGGGTCCGGCAAGACGACGGTGGCGCGGATGCTGGTCGGTCTGGTGCGGCCCGACGCCGGCACCGTCAGTGTCGACGGACGCCCGCGGGAGGCGCGCACGCCCCGGCGCAAGGCGGCCCGGCTGGCCCGCGCCCGGGAGATCCAGATGGTCTTCCAGGACCCGTACGTCTCGCTCGACCCGCGCCTCACGGCCGACCGGTGCCTGCGCACCGCGCTGCGCCTGCACGGCCGGGACGAGGACCTGGCCGCGGACCTCCTCGACCGGGTCGGCCTCGGCGCACGGGAGGCCGCGGCCCGGCCCCGGCAGCTCTCGGGCGGCCAGCGCCAGCGCCTCGCGATCGCCCGGGCACTCGCCCCGGGCCCGCGGGTGCTGGTCCTGGACGAGGCCGTGGCCGCCCTGGACGTGTCGATCCAGGCCCAGATCCTGCGCCTCCTCGACGAGATCCGCCGGGACACCGGGGTCGCGCTCGTCTTCGTCGGGCACGACCTGGCGGTGGTGCAGCACATCACCGACGACGTGCTGGTGATGCGCCAGGGCCGGATCGTCGAACAGGGCCCGACCCGGCAGGTGCTCACCGATCCGGCCCACCCGTACACCAAGCTGCTGCTCGCGGCCGTCCCCGGGGAGGGATGGGACCCGGCCACGGCGGTGGAGGCCCGTGCCGCAGCGCTGAGCTCCTGA
- a CDS encoding ABC transporter ATP-binding protein — MLLTLDHLTVQLPGAARPLLDEVSLRVAPGEVVGLVGESGSGKSTTAKAALGLLPGGATASGSVRAGDADVLALTGEDLRRHRARTVAMVHQDPRAALNPVRRIGDFLRERGADRARAVELLAAVGLSDPERRLRQRPHELSGGMLQRVVIAGALAVEPRLLLADEATSALDVTTQAEILALLRTLRAEQGAGMLFITHDLHLAAAYCDRVYVMYAGRVVEERTAEALFADPAHPYTRGLLSCSPTLGDTSHTLLPIPGRPPSLSDVFTGCPFAARCPDAEPECDTWRPTAAELPDGGTAACRRIPTAVTTAAASAERSTP; from the coding sequence ATGCTGCTCACCCTCGACCACCTCACGGTGCAGCTTCCGGGCGCGGCCCGGCCGCTCCTCGACGAGGTGTCCCTGCGCGTGGCCCCGGGCGAGGTCGTCGGCCTGGTCGGCGAATCCGGCTCGGGCAAGTCGACCACGGCGAAGGCCGCCCTCGGCCTGCTGCCCGGCGGCGCCACGGCCTCCGGCTCCGTCCGGGCCGGCGACGCTGACGTCCTCGCCCTCACCGGCGAGGACCTGCGCCGGCACCGGGCCCGTACGGTCGCCATGGTCCACCAGGATCCACGCGCCGCCCTCAACCCGGTGCGCCGCATCGGGGACTTCCTCCGCGAGCGGGGCGCGGACCGTGCCCGGGCCGTGGAACTCCTCGCCGCCGTCGGCCTGTCCGATCCGGAGCGACGGCTGCGGCAGCGCCCGCACGAGCTGTCCGGCGGCATGCTCCAGCGCGTCGTCATCGCGGGCGCCCTGGCCGTGGAGCCCCGGCTGCTGCTCGCCGACGAGGCCACCAGCGCGCTCGACGTCACCACCCAGGCGGAGATCCTCGCCCTGCTGCGCACCCTGCGCGCGGAGCAGGGGGCCGGGATGCTGTTCATCACGCATGACCTGCATCTGGCCGCCGCGTACTGCGACCGCGTGTACGTCATGTACGCAGGCCGGGTCGTCGAGGAGCGCACCGCCGAGGCGCTGTTCGCCGACCCCGCGCATCCCTACACCCGCGGTCTGCTCTCCTGCTCGCCCACCCTGGGCGACACCTCCCACACCCTGCTGCCCATCCCGGGACGCCCGCCGTCCCTGTCCGACGTCTTCACCGGCTGCCCGTTCGCCGCCCGCTGCCCCGACGCCGAGCCGGAGTGCGACACCTGGCGGCCGACGGCGGCGGAACTCCCGGACGGCGGAACGGCGGCCTGCCGCCGGATACCCACCGCCGTGACCACCGCGGCGGCCTCGGCCGAAAGGAGCACGCCATGA
- a CDS encoding ABC transporter permease, which yields MTALTLAPVRVRPRRPLGVLVAGGFLGLVVLAAVLAPLLAPYAPDAIDLSASLAGTSPDHLLGTDSSGQDLLSRVLYGARSSLIAPLLLLAVAALLGVTLGVLAAWRGGWVDAFVSRLTDVMYAFPGLLFTVLIIAVFGTGMTTSVLALGLAYTPTVAKYTRSLALSECRKPYVDAYRVQGMGGARICAGYLVPNLGRSVAGYLVVLFGEALMSLATLSYLGFGAQPPSSDWGLMVQEGQAAVVQGALLPALVPGTAIAAVVVSFNVVGVWAADRLGGRN from the coding sequence ATGACCGCGCTCACGCTCGCCCCCGTCCGGGTACGCCCCCGACGCCCCCTGGGTGTGCTGGTGGCCGGCGGTTTCCTGGGCCTGGTGGTCCTGGCCGCCGTACTCGCCCCGCTGCTGGCGCCCTACGCCCCCGACGCCATCGACCTGTCCGCCTCGCTCGCCGGCACGAGCCCCGACCACCTCCTGGGGACCGACTCCTCCGGCCAAGATCTCCTCTCCCGGGTGCTGTACGGCGCCCGCAGCAGCCTCATCGCCCCGCTGCTGCTCCTCGCGGTGGCCGCGCTGCTCGGCGTCACCCTCGGGGTGCTGGCCGCCTGGCGGGGCGGCTGGGTCGACGCGTTCGTCTCCCGGCTGACGGATGTGATGTATGCCTTCCCCGGGCTGCTGTTCACCGTCCTGATCATCGCGGTCTTCGGCACCGGCATGACCACGTCCGTGCTGGCCCTCGGTCTCGCCTACACGCCGACGGTCGCCAAGTACACGCGCTCCCTGGCCCTTTCCGAGTGCCGCAAGCCGTACGTCGACGCCTATCGCGTCCAGGGCATGGGCGGTGCCCGGATCTGCGCGGGGTATCTGGTGCCGAACCTGGGCCGGTCGGTCGCCGGTTATCTGGTGGTGCTGTTCGGTGAGGCGCTGATGTCGCTCGCCACCCTGTCCTACCTCGGCTTCGGCGCCCAGCCGCCCAGTTCCGACTGGGGTCTGATGGTGCAGGAGGGGCAGGCCGCCGTCGTCCAGGGCGCGCTGCTGCCCGCGCTGGTACCCGGCACCGCGATCGCCGCGGTCGTCGTCTCCTTCAATGTCGTCGGCGTCTGGGCGGCCGACCGGCTCGGAGGGCGGAACTGA
- a CDS encoding ABC transporter permease — protein MAARIVRRLAGFLATLLAASFVIFAAVYAAPGDPAVFLAGGRDELTPERLAAVRAQYHLDEPLVVQYGRWLADCVHLDLGRSFKYGDQVADLIAARLPTTVELVAYATVLFVVLGVGSGILAAIRQSTWVDSAVVGGTTLAASVPSFVAAIALVSLFGVQLGWFPVTGAGSGLAGTLHHLTLPALSLALGALALISRVTRQAMADAAASDHVEAARASGIPERDIVRRHVLRNALGPIVTMCGLVMAGMLAGTVVVETAFGISGIGSLLVGAINTHDFPVAQAVLLLMVTGYVVVTTVVDLVHPLLDPRVREEARTA, from the coding sequence ATGGCCGCCCGGATCGTACGGCGCCTGGCCGGTTTCCTGGCCACGCTTCTCGCCGCCTCCTTCGTCATCTTCGCGGCCGTCTACGCGGCCCCCGGCGACCCCGCCGTCTTCCTGGCCGGCGGTCGCGACGAGCTCACCCCCGAGCGGCTCGCGGCCGTCCGCGCCCAGTACCACCTGGACGAGCCGCTGGTCGTGCAGTACGGGCGCTGGCTCGCCGACTGCGTCCACCTCGACCTCGGCCGCTCCTTCAAGTACGGCGACCAGGTGGCCGACCTGATCGCGGCCCGGCTGCCCACCACCGTCGAACTGGTCGCCTACGCCACCGTGCTGTTCGTCGTCCTCGGTGTGGGCTCCGGCATCCTCGCCGCGATCCGGCAGTCCACCTGGGTCGACTCGGCCGTGGTCGGCGGGACGACGCTCGCCGCGTCCGTGCCGTCGTTCGTCGCGGCGATCGCCCTCGTGTCGCTGTTCGGCGTGCAGCTGGGCTGGTTCCCGGTGACGGGGGCCGGCAGCGGCCTCGCCGGGACCCTGCACCATCTGACGCTGCCCGCGCTGTCGCTGGCGCTCGGCGCGCTCGCGCTCATCAGCCGGGTCACCCGGCAGGCCATGGCGGACGCCGCCGCCTCCGACCACGTCGAGGCGGCCCGGGCCTCCGGGATCCCGGAGCGGGACATCGTCCGCCGCCATGTGCTGCGCAACGCGCTCGGCCCGATCGTCACCATGTGCGGCCTGGTCATGGCCGGGATGCTCGCCGGGACGGTCGTCGTCGAGACCGCCTTCGGCATCAGCGGCATCGGCTCGCTGCTGGTCGGCGCGATCAACACCCACGACTTCCCGGTGGCGCAGGCCGTGCTGCTGCTCATGGTCACCGGCTATGTCGTCGTCACCACCGTCGTCGACCTGGTCCATCCGCTGCTCGACCCGCGCGTCCGTGAGGAGGCCCGTACCGCATGA